In a genomic window of Methanosarcina horonobensis HB-1 = JCM 15518:
- a CDS encoding RidA family protein, which translates to MKEGQVLYINPDGLPKNPAFTNVIVVTGQVKTIYIGGQDAVDASGAIIGKGDIKKQTEQVLANLQTALKAGGAELEHIVKWNVYIVQGQPLQPGFEAFQQFWSQRPNLPAITAMFVSELANPDFLVEMDAIAVVPQ; encoded by the coding sequence ATGAAGGAAGGACAGGTTTTGTATATAAATCCAGACGGCTTGCCCAAAAATCCGGCTTTTACCAACGTAATTGTCGTAACCGGTCAGGTTAAGACAATTTATATAGGGGGGCAAGACGCAGTAGACGCTTCCGGGGCAATCATCGGAAAAGGTGACATCAAGAAGCAGACGGAACAGGTTTTAGCCAACCTGCAGACGGCATTAAAGGCTGGTGGCGCTGAACTGGAGCATATTGTCAAGTGGAATGTGTATATAGTCCAGGGGCAACCACTTCAACCAGGTTTTGAAGCATTTCAGCAATTCTGGAGTCAAAGACCCAACCTTCCAGCCATTACCGCCATGTTCGTATCGGAGCTGGCAAACCCGGATTTTCTGGTAGAAATGGATGCTATTGCTGTTGTTCCTCAGTGA